Proteins from a single region of Campylobacter sp. RM16704:
- a CDS encoding glycosyltransferase has translation MIFNSRKLKKFKANPRLFFKDAIKKKIFYLGSMYKKYLPKKYKAFARYTIVSAVYNVEKYLDDFFNSIINQRLDFKANIFMILVDDGSTDNSANIIKKYQKKYPKNIVYIYKENGGQASARNLGLKYMQENEYKTPWITFTDPDDFLDINYFYSIDSALQNYQDSKISFVASQLIFYYENIKVFNNDNVLKFLFGKNDIKLVNNSSLECIQLSAPSTFINYDLLVDKNIVFDESIKLCSEDANFIARIMINSLNYQSLYVDNALYFYRRRSDGSSTMGNQDAILNNKNFYINTTERAYVGILNETLRINTFVPLSIQRWFLCLYILQFIHLRKAINKSKILHILSKSEVCYFFQMWEQIFYYIQDEIILLENDIVLFDVFEKILTFLLFKPKSKYHQYVFVDKKNDKIQILYLSLNQCKVKICVDDEVIYLNAQQELFLDKKIFKYHYEIQLEDIRNKIYIKINDEYADILYEKQILKFVNFNKINVAKAAIVSAKPDGFGMRLSSMLVGLYLSKKLSFNFYFLWPKTTDLEQYNIRNHGVSLPDVSTVFKFNFIDKYLLDNGEIKENYGTEIWSKKRTVEELKNINLQEQWGWFSTEQNPSEWIYNIDKEKCLQELSFIYKNIPFSYRFRELMFLADEYLSKIGKDFIAIHIRSGDVVFSDTKNLIFHPMMEERYFPYEIAIELIKNIGLNQNVVIFGQDQQSNRKLIDFFKKYHKNEFNIFVVEKNEKCHDDNEQMFFEVNLLSKAKAVYSSKESAFSRLAMYIAGKNILISYHSILDQKIQINAIKKYGNLLKLDNIQRSMSYFFIALHYYNLKEFLKSLDYTRQAINFDVENYGYILFLIYSCLLTNNLQEAEQVICCNMDNFSVFKKILFYLCHWSNLRIREKIIELNFDNTFYGLNFLKMVVLFEKGDPMASKFLDKMLKRNKDKDFWERFYLICFLCPDVKLKLHLSYRLGYILIHSGIKIFNPFYLIDSFRNELVCYRIRINETKKILDKTMIFNDESNVLKIKNHLSYKLGALLIQTHKSRFKIGYCILLFRIVKLFCKHYYKRK, from the coding sequence ATGATTTTTAATTCTAGAAAGTTAAAAAAGTTTAAAGCTAACCCAAGATTGTTTTTCAAAGATGCTATAAAAAAAAAGATTTTTTACTTAGGTAGTATGTATAAAAAATATCTTCCTAAAAAATATAAAGCTTTTGCTCGATATACTATAGTTTCAGCTGTGTATAATGTAGAAAAGTATTTAGATGATTTTTTTAATTCTATTATAAATCAAAGACTTGATTTTAAAGCAAATATTTTTATGATATTAGTAGATGATGGCTCCACTGATAACTCCGCCAATATCATTAAGAAATACCAAAAAAAATACCCAAAAAATATTGTTTATATTTATAAAGAAAATGGCGGGCAGGCTAGTGCTAGAAATTTGGGTTTAAAATATATGCAAGAAAATGAATATAAAACTCCTTGGATTACTTTTACTGATCCAGATGATTTTTTAGATATAAATTATTTTTATTCAATTGACTCAGCTTTGCAAAACTATCAAGATAGTAAGATAAGCTTTGTTGCTAGTCAATTAATATTTTATTACGAAAATATTAAAGTTTTTAATAATGATAATGTTTTAAAATTTCTTTTTGGGAAAAATGATATAAAATTGGTAAATAATAGCAGTTTGGAGTGTATCCAATTAAGTGCTCCCTCGACTTTTATAAATTATGATTTGTTGGTTGATAAAAATATAGTATTTGATGAAAGTATAAAACTATGTTCTGAAGATGCTAATTTTATTGCACGCATTATGATAAATAGTTTGAATTACCAGTCTTTATATGTGGATAATGCTTTGTATTTTTACCGCAGAAGATCTGATGGAAGTTCTACCATGGGAAATCAAGATGCAATTTTAAATAATAAAAATTTTTATATTAATACAACTGAGAGAGCTTATGTTGGTATTCTAAATGAAACACTTCGAATTAATACTTTTGTTCCTTTAAGTATTCAACGATGGTTTTTATGTTTGTATATACTTCAATTTATTCATTTGCGAAAGGCTATTAATAAATCTAAAATATTACACATATTGTCAAAATCAGAAGTTTGTTATTTCTTTCAAATGTGGGAGCAAATTTTTTATTATATACAAGATGAGATCATTTTACTAGAAAATGATATTGTTTTGTTTGATGTTTTTGAAAAGATTCTAACTTTTTTGTTATTTAAACCAAAAAGTAAATATCATCAATATGTTTTTGTTGATAAAAAAAATGATAAAATACAAATTTTATACCTATCATTAAATCAATGTAAAGTGAAGATTTGTGTAGATGATGAAGTAATTTATTTAAATGCTCAGCAAGAGTTGTTTTTAGATAAAAAAATATTTAAATATCATTATGAAATTCAATTAGAAGATATAAGAAATAAAATTTATATAAAAATAAATGATGAGTATGCAGATATATTATATGAAAAACAGATATTAAAGTTTGTAAATTTTAATAAAATTAATGTAGCAAAAGCAGCAATTGTTTCGGCAAAACCAGATGGATTTGGCATGAGATTAAGCTCTATGCTAGTAGGATTGTATTTATCTAAAAAATTGTCTTTTAATTTTTATTTTTTATGGCCAAAGACAACAGATTTGGAACAATACAATATTAGAAATCATGGGGTGTCGTTACCTGATGTTTCTACTGTTTTTAAATTTAATTTTATAGATAAGTATTTATTAGACAACGGTGAAATTAAAGAGAATTATGGTACAGAAATTTGGTCAAAAAAACGTACTGTAGAAGAATTAAAAAATATTAATTTACAAGAACAATGGGGGTGGTTTTCTACAGAACAAAATCCTAGCGAATGGATTTATAATATTGATAAAGAAAAATGTCTTCAGGAATTAAGTTTTATCTATAAAAATATTCCTTTTTCTTATCGTTTTAGAGAATTGATGTTTTTGGCTGATGAGTATTTGAGTAAAATTGGAAAAGATTTTATTGCCATACATATTAGAAGTGGTGATGTTGTATTCTCGGATACTAAAAATTTAATATTTCATCCAATGATGGAAGAGAGATATTTTCCTTATGAGATAGCAATTGAATTAATAAAAAATATAGGCTTAAATCAGAATGTTGTCATCTTTGGTCAGGATCAGCAGTCGAATAGAAAGTTGATAGATTTTTTTAAAAAATATCATAAGAATGAATTTAATATTTTTGTTGTCGAAAAAAATGAGAAATGTCATGATGATAATGAGCAGATGTTCTTTGAAGTTAATCTTTTGTCTAAGGCAAAAGCTGTATATTCATCTAAAGAAAGTGCATTTTCTAGACTTGCAATGTATATAGCAGGTAAAAATATTTTGATTTCGTATCATAGTATTTTAGATCAAAAAATTCAGATTAACGCAATTAAAAAATATGGTAATTTGCTGAAGCTGGATAATATACAACGAAGTATGTCTTATTTTTTTATTGCACTACACTATTATAATTTAAAAGAATTTTTAAAATCTTTAGATTATACAAGACAAGCTATTAATTTTGATGTAGAGAATTATGGTTATATTTTATTTTTAATATACAGTTGTTTATTAACAAATAATTTACAGGAGGCAGAGCAAGTTATTTGTTGTAATATGGATAATTTTAGTGTATTTAAAAAAATTTTATTTTACCTATGTCATTGGTCTAATTTACGAATTAGAGAAAAAATTATAGAACTAAATTTTGATAATACTTTCTATGGCTTAAATTTTTTGAAAATGGTTGTTTTATTTGAAAAAGGTGATCCTATGGCCTCTAAATTTCTTGATAAAATGTTAAAAAGAAATAAAGATAAAGACTTTTGGGAGAGATTTTATTTGATTTGCTTTTTATGTCCTGATGTAAAATTAAAACTACATTTATCCTATAGGCTAGGTTATATTTTAATTCATTCGGGAATTAAAATATTTAATCCTTTTTATTTAATAGATTCTTTTAGAAATGAATTAGTGTGCTATAGAATTAGAATAAATGAAACAAAAAAAATACTAGACAAAACTATGATTTTTAATGATGAATCGAATGTTTTAAAAATAAAAAATCATCTTTCTTATAAGTTAGGAGCACTGTTGATACAGACCCATAAGAGTCGTTTTAAGATTGGTTATTGTATTTTGTTATTTCGAATTGTAAAGTTATTTTGTAAGCATTACTACAAAAGGAAATAA